The following are from one region of the candidate division KSB1 bacterium genome:
- a CDS encoding extracellular solute-binding protein, with product MVHRLLIAVLAVLMVSCSRNERRIMVWTSLRPVERQVLAAQLARFAERHPGWQFGQLFYGPEECRTNFIISALGGSGPALLHGASDNVGPLVELGVIQPIEPLVSQAFLDSFLTAPIVANTWYRGHLYQVADRLGNHLCLVYNKALVKEPPKTMRELIEFGRRFCRDENGDGRPDRYALAWNYTEPFFVVPFIGGYGGWIMDEQNQPTLDTPAVIKAGRLIYELAHVHRIIPVECDYEIANALFKDGLSAMIINGPWSWGTYIESGIDIGLARIPMIDETGLWPTPMVSPLGYSLNANLKGERLQMAVELMRFLTSTEVELEFSKVAGTIPSRVDASTHPVVRDNELLQHSLDQLLVGRPMPVVTELRMIWDAMRPSYQGLFTGAVSPERAAAEMQQRALRLIREGKE from the coding sequence ATGGTGCACAGGCTGCTCATAGCTGTCCTTGCCGTCCTAATGGTGAGCTGCTCCCGCAACGAGCGGCGCATCATGGTGTGGACCTCGTTGCGGCCGGTGGAGCGGCAGGTCTTGGCTGCCCAGTTGGCTCGCTTCGCTGAACGCCACCCGGGTTGGCAGTTCGGGCAGCTTTTCTATGGGCCAGAGGAGTGCCGCACCAACTTTATCATTTCCGCCTTAGGAGGGAGCGGGCCAGCTCTGCTGCATGGTGCTAGCGACAACGTGGGCCCGCTTGTCGAGCTGGGGGTGATTCAGCCCATCGAGCCGTTGGTCAGCCAGGCGTTCCTGGACAGCTTCTTGACTGCGCCCATCGTCGCTAATACCTGGTACCGTGGCCACCTTTACCAGGTGGCCGACCGGCTGGGCAATCACCTCTGCCTGGTCTACAACAAGGCTCTTGTCAAGGAGCCGCCCAAGACCATGAGGGAGTTGATCGAGTTCGGCCGGCGGTTCTGTCGAGACGAGAATGGCGATGGGAGGCCGGACCGTTACGCCCTGGCCTGGAACTACACGGAGCCCTTCTTCGTGGTACCGTTCATTGGAGGCTATGGCGGCTGGATCATGGATGAGCAGAACCAGCCCACCCTGGACACCCCGGCGGTGATCAAGGCGGGCAGGCTGATCTATGAACTGGCGCATGTACATCGCATCATCCCGGTGGAGTGCGACTATGAGATTGCCAATGCGCTGTTCAAGGATGGGCTTTCTGCGATGATTATCAACGGGCCCTGGTCGTGGGGTACCTACATCGAGAGCGGCATCGATATCGGCTTAGCGCGCATCCCGATGATCGATGAGACGGGTTTGTGGCCAACCCCCATGGTGTCGCCGCTGGGTTATTCGCTCAACGCAAATCTCAAGGGCGAACGCCTGCAGATGGCGGTGGAGCTGATGCGGTTTCTCACCTCCACGGAGGTGGAGCTGGAGTTCAGCAAGGTTGCGGGGACAATCCCCTCGCGGGTCGATGCTTCTACCCATCCAGTGGTGCGCGACAATGAGCTCTTGCAGCACTCTCTGGATCAGCTCCTGGTAGGGCGCCCCATGCCGGTGGTCACCGAGCTGCGCATGATCTGGGATGCTATGCGGCCCAGCTATCAGGGCCTCTTCACCGGGGCGGTGTCGCCGGAACGTGCCGCGGCGGAGATGCAACAGCGCGCGCTCCGCCTGATCCGGGAGGGGAAGGAGTAA
- a CDS encoding sodium:solute symporter: MSLVDYGVVGIYLIAMVVIGLVLQRRASAGIDSYFLGNRRLPWWLLGSSGMASCLDVSGTMINTAWVFALGVSGLFVEIRGGVTLLMAFLMIFTGKWQRRAQVMTMAEWMRFRFGNGRQGDVARLVAAISTLVMTIAMLTYFAVGSGKFIGTFLGIPPFLGMSSEFWAATLMIVLAMIYTVASGLYGVVWTDLFQGVLIFVVIAYTAILSFRVSLPEVFSISVPLKDGGFQAIEASRATWTSAIPRWKVDFPADSAYSIYNLFGISILFYLIKVTIEGCGGGSGFIVQRYFAARSDREAGLLSLFWIFLLSFRWVFIAAIAVLGISYSASHQLITDPETVIPVVVRDLTHTGVRGLMVAGLMAAAMSTFDSTVNAGAAYWVKDIYQAFINPKASQRALMIHGRVASVVVVLIGLLFSVVVRNINQIWGWITMSISAGLFLPVLLRWYWWRMNGYGFAAGTLAGMVAAILQRLLLPDVPEYVAFSIATGSSLVGTVVGTFLTKPTDREVLANFYRITRPFGWWAPVRSVLPPQAREELRGEHRRDIASTFMAVPWQLVLFLLWMMLIMRRWDQFVYGAVLLVVLSLGLYFNWFRHLGKEARAQGAHTS; this comes from the coding sequence ATGAGCTTGGTTGACTACGGAGTGGTTGGCATCTATCTCATCGCCATGGTCGTCATTGGGCTAGTGCTGCAACGGCGGGCCTCTGCAGGCATCGACTCCTACTTTTTGGGTAATCGGCGATTGCCGTGGTGGCTCTTGGGGTCGTCGGGCATGGCCTCCTGTCTTGATGTGAGTGGTACGATGATCAACACCGCCTGGGTCTTCGCCCTTGGCGTCAGCGGCCTGTTTGTTGAAATTCGCGGCGGGGTTACCCTGCTCATGGCCTTTCTCATGATCTTCACGGGCAAATGGCAAAGGCGTGCGCAGGTGATGACCATGGCCGAGTGGATGCGCTTCCGCTTCGGCAATGGCCGCCAGGGCGACGTGGCCCGCCTGGTGGCCGCCATTTCGACCCTCGTCATGACCATTGCCATGCTCACCTACTTTGCCGTAGGCTCGGGCAAGTTCATCGGCACCTTTCTCGGCATCCCTCCATTTCTCGGCATGTCCTCGGAATTCTGGGCCGCCACGCTGATGATTGTCCTGGCGATGATCTACACCGTGGCCAGCGGGCTGTACGGCGTGGTGTGGACCGACCTGTTCCAGGGGGTCCTCATCTTTGTGGTGATTGCTTACACTGCGATCCTCTCGTTTCGGGTGTCGCTGCCAGAGGTTTTCTCCATCTCCGTACCCCTCAAGGACGGCGGCTTTCAGGCCATTGAGGCCAGTCGCGCCACATGGACCAGTGCGATCCCCAGGTGGAAAGTAGATTTTCCCGCCGACTCAGCTTACTCCATCTACAACCTGTTTGGCATAAGCATTCTTTTCTACCTCATCAAAGTGACCATCGAGGGGTGCGGCGGAGGTAGTGGGTTCATCGTGCAGCGCTACTTTGCGGCGCGCAGCGATCGCGAGGCAGGATTGCTGAGCCTTTTCTGGATATTCCTCCTGTCGTTCCGCTGGGTCTTTATCGCCGCTATTGCGGTGTTGGGCATCTCCTACAGCGCGAGCCACCAGCTCATCACCGACCCGGAAACCGTCATCCCCGTCGTGGTGCGGGATCTCACGCACACCGGCGTGCGCGGATTGATGGTTGCAGGCCTCATGGCTGCAGCGATGTCGACCTTCGACTCCACCGTGAATGCCGGCGCCGCTTACTGGGTCAAAGACATCTACCAGGCTTTCATCAACCCCAAGGCCAGCCAGCGCGCCCTCATGATCCACGGGCGTGTGGCGTCGGTCGTCGTGGTGCTCATCGGGCTTCTGTTCAGCGTTGTGGTAAGGAACATCAACCAGATTTGGGGATGGATCACAATGAGCATCAGCGCGGGGTTATTCCTTCCGGTTCTGCTGCGCTGGTACTGGTGGCGGATGAACGGCTACGGCTTTGCTGCTGGCACGTTAGCGGGTATGGTGGCGGCAATTCTACAGCGCCTGTTGCTGCCTGACGTTCCCGAGTACGTTGCCTTCAGCATCGCCACCGGTAGCTCTCTTGTGGGAACGGTCGTTGGTACTTTCTTGACCAAGCCCACAGACCGGGAGGTGCTGGCTAACTTCTACCGCATCACGCGCCCGTTCGGATGGTGGGCCCCGGTGCGGTCGGTGCTCCCTCCGCAGGCGCGCGAGGAACTGCGCGGCGAGCACCGCCGCGACATCGCGTCTACCTTCATGGCCGTGCCGTGGCAACTTGTGCTGTTCCTGCTCTGGATGATGCTCATCATGCGTCGCTGGGACCAATTTGTTTACGGTGCGGTGCTGTTGGTGGTGCTCTCCCTGGGACTGTACTTCAACTGGTTCCGCCATCTGGGCAAAGAGGCGAGGGCTCAGGGGGCGCACACGAGCTAG